TGACAAGAACAGGTAAGGGCGTGGCACGTCTGGAGAGGGTCAACTTGTGCAAAGACTGGAGCACGAGTGGACACCTGGGCCTGCCTTTGGAGTGGCAGCCATCTGAAGGCCATGGGCTCGCTCTGGCTGCCTTGTATAGAGTGGCTAGTAGGGAGTCTGAGAAGACCTATATGCCCTAGACAGgtagggtggaggggaggggaggggagggaagttTCGTCTGCAGAGTTGCAGAGCCctggggtggggccggggggAAGGTAAGCATCTGAGGGACACTAGTTGGGGTAGCCATTGGGACAGGGAGGCGGGTCCTGGGTCCCACAGCCAGAGCTTAGATTGTGtctgccttcccctgcccacTCTTGTAGGGCCTGATGGCCTTTGAGGATGTGGCCGTGTACTTCTCCCAGGAGGAGTGGGAGCTCCTGGACGCAGCCCAGAGGGCCTTGTACTGCCACGTGATGTTAGAGAACTTCGCGCTTGTGTCCTCGCTGGGTAAGGCCCTGGGTTTTCCGTGGGAAGCTCAGTCGTTGCCAGCACTAACCCCTTCTCTCCTGTTGGCCTGTGAGCCTGTGAGTGTCCCTGTGCCACTGTGGCGCCTGTGTCTAGGCTCGGCCCCTTTCATCTGGTGCTGCCAACACGGTTCTCCTCACAGGGACCATTGAACTTTTCCTGTGAGTCCTGCCCTGCAGTGAGGCATCAGATGACACCATCTATGTCCCACAaagcccctcacccctgccatcTCTTGGGCAGTAGGTTGTCCTGAGCTGGGCCTGGCCCCTCACTTGCTTGTGTTTTCTCACAGGACTCTCTGCCTCACGACCCCGGGTGGTCCTGCAGCTTGAGCGTGGCGAGGAGCCCTGGGTTCTCAGTGGGACAGTTGTGACACCAGCCAGGAATGCCCAGAGAAAGCCCAGCCCTGGTGAGTGGGGGCTCAGAGGGTGTGAGCTTGGGGCTAACCAATGGCCAGGCTTCTGTCCCCCGTTTCCCTGCTTTCCTGGACACTTTCATCTCCCGCTTCCGACCTGACTCCCTCCTGTTTTCCTACCATCAGCCTCTCCTGGCGGCTCTGGCCTTGGCTTGCCATTCAAGGGGGAGCTCCCAGGGTACCCCATTCCAGACACTGGGGCACAGCCTCTATCTAGCAGGTCTCTCCTGCTCCTGCCCTCATAGAGTTCACCACACTAGGGAAGAGGCATTGGGGAAATGGGGTTTGTGAGTAATGCCTATAGGATTCGGTAGCCTCCAGCAAAGGCCTACCCACTAGTCCCATCCTGATCACCCCCTCTTGGCCAGGATGACCCAGGATATACCATTTCTTTGCCTTCAGGTCCCTGTCATCTGGCATATGACAAGGTTGTTCCTGAAGCAGCTTTGCCAGTGACCTTCCAGAATGGCTCCCTTCCAGCACCTACCTTCACAGGCACCTGCGAACGTGGGAAAAGCTCAGTGGGTTGGCAGGGCACCTCCCTCTCTCAGGAGAAAAAGTCCACAGGCGTGTCGGTAATCTATTGGGAAAGGCTCCTGCTGGGTCCTGGCAGCGGGGAAGCCAATGTCAGTCTGCGGTTAACCTCTCCACTGAGGACTCCTGAGGACAGCCCGCCTAGGGAGAAAGCCCTCATGAACCGCCCCATGCCAGACAAGCAGCCGAGGCCATATGGGGGCCAGAAGCCATTTGGGCAGGATGGCCCTGGAAGAGGCTGCCCCCAAATTCCAGAATTTGAGGCTGGTCTCAcctctggggaaagagaaaagggtggAACTAGCCTCAAGCCTCATGGACTCCCTGCTAGCCAAGAGCCCCCCACCTGGGATCAGCTGGGCAAGGCCCTCCACACAGGCCCCAGCTTCCTGTCCGGGGAGAAGCCCTTCGAATGCAGGGCGTGCACCAAAGTGTTTCTGAAGAGCTCTGACCTGCTCAAGCACCTGCGCACCCACACTGGAGAGCGGCCATACGAGTGCTCTCAGTGTGGCAAGGCCTTCAGCCAGACATCACACCTGACGCAGCACCAGCGCATCCACAGCGGTGAGACACCCTATGCGTGCCCGGCCTGTGGCAAGGCCTTCAGGCATAGCTCCTCGCTGGTGCGGCACCAGCGCATACACACCGCTGAGAAGTCCTTCCGCTGCAGCGAGTGCGGCAAGGCCTTCAGCCACGGCTCCAACCTCAGCCAGCACCGCAAGATCCACGCAGGCGGGCGGCCCTACGCATGTGCTCAGTGTGGCCGCCGTTTCTGCCGCAACTCGCACCTGATCCAGCACGAGCGCACGCACACGGGTGAGAAGCCTTACACCTGTGCCCTTTGTGGTGCCGCCTTCAGCCAGGGTTCGTCCCTCTTCAAGCACCAGCGCGTGCACACGGGTGAGAAGCCCTTCGCCTGCACACAGTGTGGCCGCGCCTTCAGCCACAGCTCTAACCTCACGCAGCACCAGCTGCTGCACACTGGGGAGCGGCCCTTCCGCTGCGGGGACTGTGGCAAGGCTTTCGCCAAGGGCGCAGTGTTGCTCAGCCACCGACGCATCCACACGGGTGAGAAGCCCTTTGTGTGCGCACACTGCGGCCGTGCCTTCCGCGAGCGCCCGGCCCTGTTCCACCACCAGAGGATCCACACGGGAGAGAAGCCCGTGCGGCGACCGCGCCGTGGGGCGGGCCTGTGCCCCCAGGCCAGGCCTTCTTCAGGGGCACCATCAGAGGGCACGCTGGGCAGAGTAGCTGGGCCCACTCCCACCTCAGGCCCACCGGCAGTTGCGAAGCCTGCCGACGCCTGAGCTCACAGCTCCAGCCTCCCCCAGGCTGTGGGAAAATGCCCTTGTTCCCTGCACATTCTGGAGAAGCCCTGTGCGTGCCCTGTGGTGCCGTCTGCACATGGTGACGATATTTGCCATTTCAGCACCAGCTCACTCCAACTCTAAGAGATCTGACTACAGAAAGATCAGGGGGATGGACGTGGAGGCTGGGACTTTGGTGGGCAGAGACTGGGCAATCAGAGTGCCGCTTCATGCCTGTTATGACTGTGAGCACTCAGGTGAGGAGGGGAATGCTGGAATGTTGGGGAGGCAGTCCTAGCAATTTCTGCCGCCCGCGCACGTACTGGCCAACAGGCTGACCCTCAGGATATTCTCTCAAGACCTCCGTTCATCAGAGGCTTCTGGGAGCGGGCCCAGTGGATAGGAAGTCAGGCTGGGGTCTGGTGTTGGCCTTGGGCTCTGAGCCTGAGTTTCCACCtctgggggaaagaaaggaagagagagggagagagagtcaggcTACAGAGGGTATTTGCAGCACCGTGACAAGCAGGATCTCGATAAGGGCCAACATGTGCCAACTGCCAGTCCTGTGAGATGGCTGCTATGGCTGGTATCCCCACTTcccagttgaggaaactgaggcagagagtgggagtGTGCTGCtgcacagagcagagcccaggaCTTAAATCCAGGTCACAGGCCCAGctcatctctctgcccccatgCTCTGGCACTCGTGCTCTAGTCTGCCAGTGTGAAGGCTGGGCGATGCCAGGCCTGGCTTCCTGCACATGGCAGTCCCACAGGACGTGGAGGAAGTAGAGGTGGAGgtccctggggtgggaggagggagacaaaCATCAATGTGTTCATTCAGGTTTCACCCAAGCCTCAGCCCTGGCCATGCCCTGTTGTTACCAAAGTCACCATTACAGGGGTGTTTATATCCCCACTGCCCTGGTGAGAGGTGACCGCGATAACAGGTTGGAGGAGACCAGATGGGACTACTTGTTTCTGCAGGGTCAGTGGGCAGGTGCCCACCTGTTCTCTTCCCTCAGTTGGAAAGAGGATTTGCTGTTACCTAAGGCCACGTGTGTGTGATGCCCTCCCATCGTGGGACACCTCCACGTGGCTGGGACACGTGGTGGACTGGGGCCCAGGTTTCTCCCTGCGGCCCTCAGCAGAGCAGGCCCTGTCTTGACCTCAGGCCTCACCCCTAGGGATGTTAGTGGTCTCTTTTCttgggaacaaaaaagaaaagaccaaaaattaTAAGTTGGAGTGGATGTACATTGTGTAAATCCCTGCACAGCACTGTGGAAATCCACAACCTCAGtctctcctcccagcctccaggtcATGGTTCAGACAGCTTTAACAACACAGTCTAGAGAGGCTTCCTGATAAAAATTTCTTTGTCAAACATGTGAGGTGTAACAGTCTGATGCCTGTTTCATCCTAGGACATTGTAGTCATGCCTTCTGTGTGTTGTCATTGAGCTGCAGGGTTGGCTTTGTTCCACATCTTTGAGAGGCCAAAGGCTACATATGTAGCCTGTCTGAGATCCACTGAGGGGCTGGAATACCTGTGCCCCTTGGCAGCCAGAATGGGTGTGCACCAGCCAGGAGGGTAGATAGCATGGGGCTGCCCCAAGCAGGAATTCTATCTGATATGAGTCTTTGTGAATCTGGTTGGGGAATCTGAGGCAGGGTTCACCAGTGGTGGCCAGAAAGATTGACTCCAGCCTGGTGGGTCTCTAGTCCCTCCACCTCCAAGATTGGCAGCCATCTGCCATGTACAATGAACACAGACCTTTCACCCTCCCATTCTCGCACCCTGCCATCAGGGCCAGACCTGTCATTTGCTTTTGGAATCTCACTTCTTGCAAGGAGAGGAGTCCTGCTGGACCCACTCCCAAAGATCCTTGGGTCCAGGTCCTCTGTGCCAGGCCTCGTGGTATCCTACAGGCCCCTGAGCCACTGTCCACCCCTCCTGGACTcattctttctcctctgctttggTACACACTTTTGCGTCACCCCCATCTTACTTTCCCCCAGAGTGGCTTCCATGAGGGTCCCTAGGTCAC
The Lynx canadensis isolate LIC74 chromosome E2, mLynCan4.pri.v2, whole genome shotgun sequence genome window above contains:
- the ZNF324 gene encoding zinc finger protein 324A isoform X2, whose translation is MAFEDVAVYFSQEEWELLDAAQRALYCHVMLENFALVSSLGLSASRPRVVLQLERGEEPWVLSGTVVTPARNAQRKPSPGPCHLAYDKVVPEAALPVTFQNGSLPAPTFTGTCERGKSSVGWQGTSLSQEKKSTGVSVIYWERLLLGPGSGEANVSLRLTSPLRTPEDSPPREKALMNRPMPDKQPRPYGGQKPFGQDGPGRGCPQIPEFEAGLTSGEREKGGTSLKPHGLPASQEPPTWDQLGKALHTGPSFLSGEKPFECRACTKVFLKSSDLLKHLRTHTGERPYECSQCGKAFSQTSHLTQHQRIHSGETPYACPACGKAFRHSSSLVRHQRIHTAEKSFRCSECGKAFSHGSNLSQHRKIHAGGRPYACAQCGRRFCRNSHLIQHERTHTGEKPYTCALCGAAFSQGSSLFKHQRVHTGEKPFACTQCGRAFSHSSNLTQHQLLHTGERPFRCGDCGKAFAKGAVLLSHRRIHTGEKPFVCAHCGRAFRERPALFHHQRIHTGEKPVRRPRRGAGLCPQARPSSGAPSEGTLGRVAGPTPTSGPPAVAKPADA
- the ZNF324 gene encoding zinc finger protein 324A isoform X1, coding for MATAALTDRAQGLMAFEDVAVYFSQEEWELLDAAQRALYCHVMLENFALVSSLGLSASRPRVVLQLERGEEPWVLSGTVVTPARNAQRKPSPGPCHLAYDKVVPEAALPVTFQNGSLPAPTFTGTCERGKSSVGWQGTSLSQEKKSTGVSVIYWERLLLGPGSGEANVSLRLTSPLRTPEDSPPREKALMNRPMPDKQPRPYGGQKPFGQDGPGRGCPQIPEFEAGLTSGEREKGGTSLKPHGLPASQEPPTWDQLGKALHTGPSFLSGEKPFECRACTKVFLKSSDLLKHLRTHTGERPYECSQCGKAFSQTSHLTQHQRIHSGETPYACPACGKAFRHSSSLVRHQRIHTAEKSFRCSECGKAFSHGSNLSQHRKIHAGGRPYACAQCGRRFCRNSHLIQHERTHTGEKPYTCALCGAAFSQGSSLFKHQRVHTGEKPFACTQCGRAFSHSSNLTQHQLLHTGERPFRCGDCGKAFAKGAVLLSHRRIHTGEKPFVCAHCGRAFRERPALFHHQRIHTGEKPVRRPRRGAGLCPQARPSSGAPSEGTLGRVAGPTPTSGPPAVAKPADA